One region of Catenuloplanes indicus genomic DNA includes:
- a CDS encoding carbohydrate ABC transporter permease, which translates to MTTAVPRRSSRSSRRPVWEERPSVLGQLGKGTILTLVTAAVLVPLWVVLVTSLSSAETINQAGGYVIVPREFDPSAYVVIFSGGLIGRAVWISTLITFIGTSVSLTLTVLAAYGLSRSDSVAHRPLLFYFLLTFLIYPGMIPSYLVVTGLGLKNNLLALTLPTAIQAFNLVVLRAFFMNIPSELIDSARIDGAGEFRILTRIVLPLSKAVVAVIGLFYAVGYWNAFFNAILYIDRNDLQPLQRLLQGYILLGQAPPNVGGGAVVHIPGIGYSAPPSLAIKMAVVIVTVVPALIVYPFIQRHFTKGVIIGAVKG; encoded by the coding sequence ATGACTACCGCTGTTCCGCGCCGCTCGTCCCGCTCCTCCCGCCGGCCGGTCTGGGAGGAGAGACCCAGCGTCCTCGGCCAGCTCGGCAAGGGCACGATCCTCACGCTGGTCACCGCGGCCGTGCTGGTCCCGCTTTGGGTCGTGCTGGTCACCAGCCTCTCCTCCGCCGAAACCATCAACCAGGCCGGCGGGTACGTGATCGTTCCACGCGAGTTCGACCCGTCCGCGTACGTCGTGATCTTCTCCGGCGGGCTGATCGGCCGCGCGGTCTGGATCAGCACGCTGATCACGTTCATCGGCACCTCGGTCAGCCTCACGCTCACCGTGCTCGCCGCGTACGGCCTGTCCCGCAGCGACTCGGTCGCGCACCGGCCGCTGCTGTTCTACTTCCTGCTCACGTTCCTGATCTACCCCGGCATGATCCCGTCGTACCTGGTGGTCACCGGCCTCGGCCTGAAGAACAACCTGCTCGCGCTCACGCTGCCGACCGCGATCCAGGCGTTCAACCTGGTCGTGCTGCGCGCCTTCTTCATGAACATCCCGTCCGAGCTGATCGACAGCGCCCGGATCGACGGGGCCGGCGAGTTCCGCATCCTCACCCGGATCGTGCTGCCACTGTCCAAGGCGGTGGTCGCCGTGATCGGCCTGTTCTACGCGGTCGGCTACTGGAACGCGTTCTTCAATGCCATCCTGTACATCGACCGCAACGACCTCCAGCCCTTGCAACGCCTGCTCCAGGGCTACATCCTGCTCGGCCAGGCCCCACCCAACGTCGGCGGCGGCGCGGTCGTCCACATCCCCGGCATCGGCTACTCCGCCCCACCGAGCCTCGCCATCAAAATGGCCGTGGTCATCGTGACGGTCGTTCCGGCTCTGATCGTCTACCCGTTCATCCAGCGCCACTTCACCAAGGGCGTCATCATCGGCGCCGTCAAGGGCTGA
- a CDS encoding glycoside hydrolase family 3 protein, producing the protein MSELQRTDFRDPEQALSSRVADLLGRLTLAEKVALLHQYQAPVPRLGVERFRTGQEALHGVAWLGPATVFPQAVGLASSWDPDLVRRVGAAVGDEVRGYHHKDPERAGLNVWAPVVNPLRDPRWGRNEEGYAEDPWLTGVIGTAYARGLRGDHPVYLRTAPTLKHFLGYNNETGRALTSSNLPPRVLYDYELPAFRAPLDAGAAVAVMASYNLVNGVPAHLSPLIAQELADVLVVGDAAAVSNLARDQRVLPDHVAGFAAALRAGVDCMTEDGDDPGPTLRHLTEALDRGLIDESHVDAAARRILTVRFRLGEFDPPERNPYAAITADSVNCVAHQALAREAARASVVLLRNECGPLLPLRAGTRVAVIGPLGDTVHEDWYAGSLPYQVTPYRAIAGRGPATFTEGADRIALRTPAGYVSGPDGGPLRGDADTPGHFDVLDYGYGVIGLRAVATARFAAVREPGGPLVADQPGPNGWEVHETFETADAGDGRLHLRHRQTGRWIALGGDGLLRASAETIADAAPLTVDLIIDGTEVAVAAAADADVAVVVLGNHPMVNGRETEDRPGLGLPGESMLRAVHAANPRTVLVLTSSYPYAIGTAAVPAVLWSAHGGQEHGAALADVLFGADPDGHPVDPAGRLTQTWYRSEAELPDLLDYDIVATDATYLYYRGTPLFPFGHGLSYTRFAYRDLRLSAATTGPDGTVEVSAEVTNAGDRAGADVVQLYTHQQRSRVKQPLRALRGFARVRLAPGESTRVTIPLRVADLAFWDVTRGRPVIEAARHTVAIGRSSTDLTLTTTLTVRGERIPARDPSAPLRAVDNDDYDGVLPSHHDMLTSTRADAWAAFEHVRFQDHARVRVRGTGPGTVTLRLDDPAGPVLATVDLPASSGEVTAPVSPASGVRDLFLVYDGAGITVSDMTFTVAERGVGG; encoded by the coding sequence GTGAGCGAACTTCAGCGCACCGACTTCCGCGACCCCGAGCAAGCGCTTTCCTCCCGCGTCGCGGATCTGCTCGGCCGACTCACCCTCGCGGAGAAGGTCGCGCTGCTGCACCAGTACCAGGCGCCGGTGCCGCGCCTCGGCGTGGAACGGTTCCGGACCGGCCAGGAGGCGCTGCACGGCGTCGCCTGGCTCGGGCCGGCCACGGTGTTCCCGCAGGCCGTCGGCCTGGCCAGCAGTTGGGACCCGGACCTGGTCCGCCGGGTCGGCGCCGCGGTCGGCGACGAGGTGCGCGGCTACCACCACAAGGACCCGGAACGCGCCGGCCTCAACGTGTGGGCGCCGGTCGTCAACCCGCTGCGCGACCCGCGCTGGGGCCGCAACGAGGAGGGCTACGCCGAGGACCCGTGGCTGACCGGCGTGATCGGCACCGCCTACGCCCGCGGGCTGCGCGGCGACCACCCGGTCTACCTGCGCACCGCCCCTACGCTGAAGCACTTCCTCGGCTACAACAACGAGACCGGCCGCGCGCTCACCTCCAGTAACCTGCCGCCCCGCGTGCTGTACGACTACGAGCTGCCCGCGTTCCGTGCGCCGCTGGACGCCGGTGCCGCGGTCGCGGTGATGGCCTCCTACAACCTGGTCAACGGCGTGCCCGCGCATCTCAGCCCGCTGATCGCGCAGGAACTGGCGGACGTGCTGGTGGTCGGCGACGCGGCTGCGGTCTCCAACCTCGCCCGCGACCAGCGCGTGCTGCCGGACCACGTCGCGGGCTTCGCGGCCGCGCTGCGGGCCGGTGTGGACTGCATGACCGAGGACGGCGACGACCCCGGGCCGACGCTGCGCCACCTGACCGAGGCGCTGGACCGCGGACTGATCGACGAGTCGCACGTGGACGCGGCGGCCCGGCGCATCCTGACCGTGCGGTTCCGGCTCGGCGAGTTCGACCCGCCGGAGCGCAACCCGTACGCGGCGATCACCGCCGACTCGGTCAACTGCGTCGCGCACCAGGCGCTCGCCCGTGAGGCCGCACGCGCGTCCGTGGTACTGCTGCGCAACGAGTGCGGGCCGCTGCTGCCGCTGCGCGCCGGCACCCGGGTCGCGGTGATCGGGCCGCTCGGCGACACCGTGCACGAGGACTGGTACGCCGGCAGCCTGCCGTACCAGGTCACGCCGTACCGTGCGATCGCGGGCCGCGGGCCGGCCACGTTCACCGAGGGCGCCGACCGGATCGCGCTGCGCACCCCGGCCGGGTACGTGTCCGGCCCGGACGGCGGCCCGCTGCGCGGCGACGCGGACACGCCCGGCCACTTCGACGTGCTCGACTACGGGTACGGCGTGATCGGGCTCCGCGCCGTCGCGACCGCGCGGTTCGCCGCCGTGCGCGAGCCCGGCGGGCCGCTCGTCGCCGACCAGCCCGGCCCGAACGGCTGGGAGGTCCACGAGACGTTCGAGACCGCGGACGCGGGCGACGGACGGCTGCACCTGCGGCACCGGCAGACCGGCCGGTGGATCGCACTGGGCGGCGACGGCCTGCTGCGCGCGTCCGCGGAGACCATCGCGGACGCGGCACCGCTCACCGTCGACCTGATCATCGACGGCACCGAGGTCGCGGTGGCCGCCGCCGCGGACGCGGACGTGGCCGTGGTCGTGCTCGGCAATCACCCGATGGTCAACGGCCGGGAGACCGAGGACCGGCCCGGCCTCGGACTGCCCGGGGAATCGATGCTGCGCGCGGTGCATGCCGCCAACCCGCGCACCGTCCTCGTGCTGACCAGCAGCTACCCGTACGCGATCGGCACGGCCGCCGTCCCCGCGGTGCTCTGGTCCGCGCACGGCGGGCAGGAACACGGCGCCGCGCTCGCGGACGTGCTGTTCGGCGCGGACCCGGACGGGCACCCGGTGGACCCGGCGGGCCGCCTCACCCAGACCTGGTACCGGTCCGAGGCGGAACTGCCGGACCTGCTCGACTACGACATCGTCGCCACCGACGCCACCTACCTCTACTACCGCGGCACGCCGCTGTTCCCGTTCGGGCACGGGCTCAGCTACACCCGGTTCGCCTACCGTGACCTGCGGCTCAGCGCGGCCACGACCGGCCCGGACGGCACCGTCGAGGTGTCCGCCGAGGTGACCAACGCCGGTGATCGCGCCGGTGCGGACGTCGTGCAGCTCTACACCCACCAGCAGCGCTCGCGGGTCAAGCAGCCGCTGCGGGCACTGCGCGGCTTCGCCCGGGTCCGCCTCGCACCCGGCGAGAGCACCCGCGTCACGATCCCGCTGCGCGTGGCCGACCTGGCGTTCTGGGACGTCACCCGCGGCCGGCCGGTGATCGAGGCGGCCCGGCACACCGTCGCGATCGGACGGTCCAGTACCGACCTCACGCTGACGACCACGCTCACCGTGCGCGGCGAACGGATACCGGCCCGCGACCCGTCCGCGCCGCTGCGCGCCGTGGACAACGACGACTACGACGGCGTGCTGCCCAGCCACCACGACATGCTGACGTCCACCCGCGCGGACGCGTGGGCCGCGTTCGAGCACGTCAGGTTCCAGGACCATGCGCGGGTGCGGGTCCGGGGCACCGGCCCGGGCACGGTCACGCTGCGGCTCGACGATCCGGCCGGGCCGGTGCTCGCGACCGTCGACCTGCCCGCGTCCTCCGGCGAGGTGACCGCGCCGGTGTCACCGGCGAGTGGTGTACGCGACCTCTTCCTCGTCTACGACGGCGCGGGCATTACGGTGAGCGATATGACGTTCACGGTGGCCGAGAGGGGCGTCGGTGGCTGA
- a CDS encoding ROK family transcriptional regulator: MQSGPQPADFADVRATNLAVVLRHVRAHGPVSRAGIAAATGLNKATVSSLVADLIERRLLRETGLAENRIGRPATMLVLDGSAYAAIGIEVTGDHLTAVAVDLSGEQLLSWRRAFTGRAGAARGVSAIAALAGRAASRAVAQGRRVLGLTVGVPGLVDEAGAVRRADALGWSGVDLRGDLIKALRKPGYEVAVDNDANLAALAEQRYGGHTGARNLIYVAGETGLGAGLIVDGRLLRGGRGFSGEIGRLQLHGGTLQELAGIESLIQRALPDADAEGPIADFAPEVERVAAAARAGDARALEALRDVGRHLGHGLSLLTDVLDPEVIVLGGYFIPLAEWLIPAARAEIGAGPGGVTITGSAIGPGAAATGGAARVLDALDAGVLPTLAA, encoded by the coding sequence ATGCAGAGCGGCCCGCAGCCGGCCGATTTCGCCGACGTGCGGGCGACGAACCTGGCCGTCGTGCTGCGTCACGTGCGCGCGCACGGCCCGGTCTCGCGCGCCGGCATCGCCGCCGCCACCGGGCTGAACAAGGCCACGGTGTCCAGCCTGGTCGCTGACCTGATCGAGCGCCGCCTGCTGCGCGAGACCGGCCTGGCGGAGAACCGGATCGGCCGCCCGGCCACCATGCTGGTGCTGGACGGCTCGGCGTACGCGGCGATCGGCATCGAGGTCACCGGCGACCATCTGACCGCGGTCGCGGTCGACCTGTCCGGCGAGCAGCTGCTCTCCTGGCGGCGCGCGTTCACCGGCCGCGCCGGGGCGGCCCGCGGTGTCTCCGCGATCGCGGCGCTCGCCGGGCGGGCCGCTTCCCGCGCGGTCGCGCAGGGCCGGCGGGTGCTCGGGCTGACCGTGGGCGTGCCCGGCCTGGTCGACGAGGCCGGCGCGGTACGCCGTGCGGACGCGCTCGGCTGGTCCGGTGTGGACCTGCGCGGTGACCTGATCAAGGCGCTGCGCAAGCCGGGGTACGAGGTCGCGGTGGACAACGACGCGAACCTCGCCGCGCTCGCCGAGCAGCGCTACGGCGGCCACACCGGCGCGCGGAACCTGATCTACGTGGCCGGTGAGACCGGTCTCGGCGCCGGCCTGATCGTCGACGGCCGGCTGCTGCGCGGCGGGCGCGGCTTCAGCGGCGAGATCGGCCGGCTCCAGCTGCACGGCGGCACGCTGCAGGAGCTGGCCGGCATCGAGTCGCTGATCCAGCGCGCACTGCCGGACGCGGACGCGGAGGGCCCGATCGCCGACTTCGCGCCGGAGGTGGAGCGCGTCGCGGCCGCGGCCCGGGCCGGTGACGCCCGCGCGCTGGAGGCGCTGCGCGACGTGGGCCGCCACCTCGGGCACGGCCTGTCGCTGCTGACCGACGTGCTCGACCCGGAGGTGATCGTGCTCGGCGGCTACTTCATACCGCTGGCCGAGTGGCTGATCCCGGCGGCGCGCGCGGAGATCGGCGCGGGCCCCGGTGGCGTGACGATCACCGGCTCCGCGATCGGGCCGGGCGCGGCCGCGACCGGTGGCGCGGCCCGTGTGCTGGACGCGCTGGACGCCGGCGTGCTGCCCACGCTCGCCGCCTGA
- a CDS encoding ABC transporter permease, protein MSAPTLTKKAAEPVTRPARHPRRLRDRLRRDWPLLLMVVPAFLLVLVFHYVPTLGNVVAFQDYNPFAGDSPLEAFVYSEWIGFGNFEALFEDPSFWDSLRNTLAILLFQLVFYFPLPIVLALLLHSVLSPRLRSFIQSVVYLPHFFSWVLVVSFFQLMLGGAGLLAQVVRDAGYTPPDIMTNPDTFLMLVTSQAVWKDAGWGMIIFLAALAAIDPTLYEAAAADGAGRWRRLWHITLPGLRSVIILLLILRLGDALNVGFEQFILQRDAVGRQAAEVLDTYVYYRGVVVQQYGIGAAAGLFKAAVGLVLILAANKIAHRFGEQGIYQKS, encoded by the coding sequence ATGAGCGCACCCACGTTGACGAAGAAGGCCGCCGAGCCGGTCACCCGGCCGGCTCGGCACCCGCGGCGCCTGCGCGACCGGCTGCGCCGCGACTGGCCGCTGCTGCTCATGGTCGTACCGGCGTTCCTGCTGGTCCTGGTTTTTCACTACGTGCCGACGCTGGGCAACGTGGTCGCGTTCCAGGACTACAACCCGTTCGCCGGCGACAGCCCGCTGGAGGCGTTCGTCTACAGCGAATGGATCGGCTTCGGGAACTTCGAGGCGCTGTTCGAGGACCCGTCGTTCTGGGACTCGCTGCGCAACACGCTCGCCATCCTGCTCTTCCAGCTGGTCTTCTACTTCCCGCTGCCGATCGTCCTGGCGCTGCTGCTGCACAGCGTGCTCTCGCCGAGGCTGCGCTCGTTCATCCAGAGCGTCGTCTACCTGCCGCACTTCTTCAGCTGGGTGCTGGTCGTGTCGTTCTTCCAGCTGATGCTGGGCGGCGCCGGCCTGCTCGCCCAGGTCGTCCGGGACGCCGGCTACACGCCGCCGGACATCATGACGAACCCGGACACGTTCCTCATGCTGGTCACGTCGCAGGCGGTCTGGAAGGACGCCGGCTGGGGCATGATCATCTTTCTGGCCGCGCTGGCCGCGATCGACCCGACGCTCTACGAGGCCGCCGCGGCCGACGGCGCCGGACGGTGGCGCCGGCTCTGGCACATCACGCTGCCCGGCCTGCGCTCGGTCATCATCCTGCTGCTCATCCTGCGGCTCGGCGACGCGCTCAACGTGGGCTTCGAACAGTTCATCCTGCAACGCGACGCGGTCGGCCGGCAGGCCGCCGAGGTCCTCGACACCTACGTCTACTACCGAGGCGTGGTCGTCCAGCAGTACGGCATCGGCGCCGCCGCCGGGCTGTTCAAGGCCGCGGTCGGGCTGGTCCTGATCCTGGCCGCCAACAAGATCGCACACCGGTTCGGCGAGCAGGGGATCTACCAGAAATCATGA
- the pyk gene encoding pyruvate kinase, giving the protein MTRRAKIVCTLGPATSSPERIRGLVEAGMDVARLNFSHGDHSDHEQVYQLVREAAKASGRAVAVLADLQGPKIRLGRFENGPHEWRTGDSVVITGDDIIGSATRVSCTYRKLPQEVKVGDRLLIDDGRVAVEVTNVEDNDIHVLVVEGGKVSNNKGVSLPNVAVSVPALSEKDAEDLRFALRIGADLIALSFVRTPEDIKLVHSIMDEEGIRRPVLAKVEKPEAVTHLEAIVESFDGVMVARGDLGVEMPLDQVPLVQKKLVQLCRENAKPVIVATQMLDSMIENSRPTRAETSDVANAVLDGADAVMLSGETSVGKFPVLTVSTMAKIIETTESGEFGVPRLQHDPRTHGGALTVAASQIARNIGAKALVAFSQTGDTVRRLARLHCELPLLAFTPISEVRDQLALSWGVQTFQTAFVEHTDDMFRQVDGALLGLGQFKPGDYVVVVAGTPAGTPGSTNTLRVHQLGTLSA; this is encoded by the coding sequence GTGACACGCCGCGCGAAAATCGTCTGCACTCTCGGCCCCGCGACCTCGTCCCCGGAACGTATCCGGGGCCTCGTGGAGGCCGGCATGGATGTGGCCCGGCTGAACTTCAGCCACGGTGACCACTCCGATCACGAGCAGGTCTACCAGCTGGTGCGGGAGGCCGCGAAGGCCTCGGGCCGCGCCGTCGCCGTCCTGGCGGACCTGCAGGGCCCGAAGATCCGGCTCGGCCGGTTCGAGAACGGCCCACACGAGTGGCGCACCGGGGACTCCGTGGTCATCACCGGCGATGACATCATCGGCTCGGCCACCCGCGTCTCGTGCACCTACCGCAAGCTTCCGCAGGAGGTCAAGGTCGGCGACCGCCTCCTGATCGACGACGGCAGGGTCGCCGTCGAGGTCACCAACGTCGAGGACAACGACATCCACGTCCTCGTGGTCGAGGGCGGCAAGGTCTCGAACAACAAGGGCGTCTCGCTGCCCAACGTCGCGGTCAGCGTGCCGGCGCTCTCCGAGAAGGACGCCGAGGACCTGCGATTCGCGCTCCGGATCGGCGCCGACCTGATCGCGCTCTCCTTCGTGCGTACGCCGGAGGACATCAAGCTGGTGCACAGCATCATGGACGAGGAGGGCATCCGCCGCCCCGTCCTGGCCAAGGTGGAGAAGCCGGAAGCGGTCACCCACCTGGAGGCGATCGTCGAGTCGTTCGACGGCGTCATGGTCGCCCGCGGTGATCTCGGCGTGGAGATGCCGCTCGACCAGGTGCCGCTGGTGCAGAAGAAGCTGGTGCAGCTCTGCCGGGAGAACGCGAAGCCGGTCATCGTGGCCACCCAGATGCTCGACTCCATGATCGAGAACTCGCGCCCCACCCGCGCGGAGACCTCCGACGTGGCGAACGCGGTGCTCGACGGCGCGGACGCGGTGATGCTGTCCGGCGAGACCAGCGTGGGCAAGTTCCCGGTGCTGACCGTGAGCACGATGGCCAAAATCATCGAGACCACCGAGTCCGGCGAGTTCGGCGTGCCGCGGCTGCAGCACGACCCGCGTACGCACGGTGGCGCGCTCACCGTGGCCGCGTCCCAGATCGCGCGGAACATCGGGGCGAAGGCGCTGGTCGCGTTCTCGCAGACCGGTGACACCGTGCGCCGCCTGGCCCGGCTGCACTGCGAGCTGCCGCTGCTGGCGTTCACGCCGATCTCGGAGGTCCGCGACCAGCTGGCGCTCAGCTGGGGTGTGCAGACGTTCCAGACCGCGTTCGTGGAGCACACCGACGACATGTTCCGGCAGGTCGACGGCGCGCTGCTGGGCCTCGGCCAGTTCAAGCCCGGCGACTACGTGGTCGTCGTGGCCGGCACCCCGGCCGGCACGCCCGGCTCGACGAACACGCTGCGCGTGCACCAGCTCGGCACGCTGTCCGCGTGA
- a CDS encoding extracellular solute-binding protein, whose amino-acid sequence MTNRRTFLGMVGLSAASVAGGGLLGGCSREPGSAGSATNAEAASAVVPDYQPVQLVQPDIKGTPPVADGYVKYPAQTVAAITEKPGTSGTPISATTPWWGPPPPATGQNAYVDAVNAALGVPVRFSVQDGNTYSEKVNAMVGARDVPELLVIPGWDIGRIARFSEGAHVLFEDLTPYLAKEKGANYPMLAGLPTAAWKDSVWGGKLMGVPFPTDSPFPWALFHRKDLAEAAGLADPTNLDELYAYGKKLTDPGKGVWAFGDIAAEVQQALGVPGSQQGWRKNPDGTLVHKYETPEYKQAVEFMIRIHRDGLMHPDLAGSRGGDANALLRAGKVVCWQGGLGVWRGLQRDEARVNPAFNLQPVKVFGAAPGQKPVRWQGTPGIIWTFVKKGLGQARVEELLRVLNWTAAPFGTKEYELREYGVEGTHFTRAADGTPVTNDLYTKEFANQFGFLGGRPAVIVGGADVPNYAQDFLAWANDAIQYAEPDPWTGIKVETPTKIATIAQPTEDKLTDIMRGRRPISDLESIVTEWRNTGGDEAREFYAKVLADNGR is encoded by the coding sequence GTGACGAACCGCCGGACATTTCTAGGCATGGTCGGCCTGAGCGCCGCGTCCGTGGCCGGCGGCGGCCTGCTCGGTGGTTGCAGCCGGGAGCCCGGCTCGGCCGGCAGCGCCACCAACGCGGAGGCGGCCAGTGCGGTGGTGCCGGACTACCAGCCGGTGCAGCTGGTGCAGCCGGACATCAAGGGCACGCCGCCGGTCGCGGACGGCTACGTGAAGTACCCGGCGCAGACCGTCGCCGCGATCACCGAGAAGCCCGGCACCAGCGGTACGCCGATCTCCGCGACCACGCCGTGGTGGGGCCCGCCGCCGCCCGCGACCGGGCAGAACGCCTACGTGGACGCGGTCAACGCCGCGCTCGGCGTGCCGGTGCGGTTCAGCGTGCAGGACGGCAACACGTACAGCGAGAAGGTCAACGCCATGGTCGGCGCGCGGGACGTGCCGGAGCTGCTGGTGATCCCGGGCTGGGACATCGGGCGCATCGCCCGGTTCTCCGAGGGCGCGCACGTGCTGTTCGAGGACCTCACGCCGTACCTGGCGAAGGAGAAGGGCGCGAACTACCCGATGCTGGCCGGGCTGCCCACCGCGGCGTGGAAGGACTCGGTCTGGGGCGGGAAGCTGATGGGCGTGCCGTTCCCGACGGACAGCCCGTTCCCGTGGGCGCTGTTCCACCGCAAGGACCTGGCGGAGGCGGCCGGGCTGGCCGACCCGACGAACCTGGACGAGCTGTACGCGTACGGCAAGAAGCTCACCGACCCGGGCAAGGGCGTCTGGGCGTTCGGCGACATCGCGGCCGAGGTGCAGCAGGCGCTCGGCGTGCCCGGCTCGCAACAGGGCTGGCGGAAGAACCCGGACGGCACGCTGGTGCACAAGTACGAGACCCCGGAGTACAAGCAGGCGGTCGAGTTCATGATCCGGATCCACCGGGACGGGCTGATGCACCCGGACCTGGCCGGCAGCAGGGGCGGCGACGCGAACGCGCTGCTCCGCGCCGGCAAGGTGGTCTGCTGGCAGGGCGGTCTGGGCGTCTGGCGCGGACTGCAGCGCGACGAGGCCCGGGTGAACCCGGCGTTCAACCTCCAGCCGGTCAAGGTGTTCGGCGCCGCGCCCGGGCAGAAACCGGTCCGCTGGCAGGGCACGCCCGGCATCATCTGGACGTTCGTCAAGAAGGGCCTGGGCCAGGCCCGCGTCGAGGAACTGCTGCGCGTGCTCAACTGGACCGCCGCGCCGTTCGGCACCAAGGAGTACGAGCTGCGCGAGTACGGCGTGGAGGGCACCCACTTCACCCGCGCGGCCGACGGCACCCCGGTCACCAACGACCTCTACACCAAGGAGTTCGCGAACCAGTTCGGCTTCCTCGGCGGGCGGCCGGCGGTCATCGTCGGCGGCGCGGACGTGCCGAACTACGCGCAGGACTTCCTCGCCTGGGCCAACGACGCGATCCAGTACGCCGAGCCGGACCCGTGGACCGGGATCAAGGTGGAGACGCCCACCAAGATCGCCACGATCGCGCAGCCGACCGAGGACAAACTGACCGACATCATGCGCGGCCGCCGCCCGATCTCCGACCTGGAGTCGATCGTCACCGAGTGGCGCAACACCGGCGGCGACGAGGCCCGCGAGTTCTACGCCAAAGTCCTGGCCGACAACGGCCGATGA
- a CDS encoding LacI family DNA-binding transcriptional regulator, translating to MAEIPVPVQGGPSDEDRPAPGRRTMSPRGGKRPDMVTITDVAKHAGVAVSTVSYVLSGKRAISAVTRERVLASIRTLGYHPHAGARALASRRSNVIALVLPLRTGMHLPVLMQFATAVVTTARQYDHDVLLVTADEGAHGLRRIAASAMVDGIVLMDVEMRDPRVPLLHELERPSVLIGFPADAGGLTCVDLDFYRAGAACVEHLVALGHRSLALLGAPAVVYERDTGYARRTRSGFLEAARRHGAAATAQPCEETYPAVRDGLARLLAERPDLTGLVVHNEAAVAHVLAALPTLGRNVPADMSVVAICPDELAERSDPALSSVLIPAEEVGRQAVSLLISKVEGESVPEATLLDPRLTARASTAPARPALSLSAGLDA from the coding sequence GTGGCTGAGATCCCCGTACCGGTGCAGGGCGGACCGTCCGACGAGGACCGGCCGGCGCCCGGGCGGCGGACCATGAGCCCCCGCGGCGGCAAACGACCGGACATGGTCACCATCACCGACGTGGCCAAGCACGCGGGCGTCGCGGTCAGCACCGTGTCCTACGTGCTCAGCGGCAAGCGCGCGATCTCCGCGGTCACCCGGGAACGCGTCCTGGCCAGCATCCGCACGCTCGGGTACCACCCGCACGCCGGCGCCCGCGCGCTCGCCAGCCGCCGCTCCAACGTGATCGCGCTGGTCCTGCCGCTGCGCACCGGCATGCACCTGCCGGTGCTGATGCAGTTCGCCACCGCGGTCGTCACCACGGCCCGGCAGTACGACCACGACGTCCTTCTGGTCACCGCGGACGAGGGGGCGCACGGGCTGCGCCGGATCGCCGCGTCCGCCATGGTCGACGGCATCGTGCTGATGGACGTGGAGATGCGCGACCCGCGCGTGCCGCTGCTGCACGAGCTGGAACGCCCCAGCGTGCTGATCGGCTTCCCGGCCGACGCGGGCGGGCTCACCTGCGTCGACCTGGACTTCTACCGGGCCGGCGCCGCGTGCGTGGAACACCTGGTCGCGCTCGGTCACCGGTCGCTGGCGCTGCTCGGCGCGCCCGCGGTGGTCTACGAACGCGACACCGGGTACGCCCGGCGCACCCGCTCCGGCTTTCTGGAGGCCGCACGGCGCCACGGCGCGGCCGCGACCGCGCAGCCGTGCGAGGAGACCTATCCGGCGGTCCGCGACGGGCTCGCCCGGCTGCTCGCCGAACGCCCCGACCTGACCGGCCTGGTGGTGCACAACGAGGCCGCGGTCGCGCACGTGCTGGCCGCGCTGCCGACGCTCGGCCGGAACGTGCCCGCCGACATGTCCGTGGTCGCGATCTGCCCCGACGAGCTGGCGGAACGTTCCGACCCGGCGCTGTCGTCGGTGCTGATACCGGCGGAGGAGGTCGGCCGGCAGGCGGTGTCGCTGCTGATCAGCAAGGTGGAGGGGGAGTCGGTCCCGGAGGCCACGCTGCTCGACCCGCGCCTGACCGCCCGCGCCAGCACCGCCCCCGCCCGTCCGGCCCTCTCCCTCTCGGCCGGCCTCGACGCCTGA
- a CDS encoding 5-formyltetrahydrofolate cyclo-ligase has translation MPRPPKRHDHDAGGPAELLAAKAALRDQVWDALIAAKAARFPGARHRISNFIGAEAAAERLRTLPEWTAARTIKANPDSAQLPVRQRALQDGKTVFMAVPRLAEPEPFFLLDPEHLADTPRRAASIAGATRSARRVPVAELHPVDLVVTGCVAAGEDGARLGKGGGFADLEYAVASAAGLIAPHTLVVTTVHQTQVRPIGDIPTTSHDVPLDLIVTPDRVIDCRPHRPARTPGHIHWPHLTEEKIAAIPLLQQLRKNL, from the coding sequence ATGCCCCGCCCGCCGAAGCGCCACGACCACGACGCCGGCGGCCCGGCCGAGCTGCTCGCCGCGAAGGCCGCGCTCCGCGACCAGGTCTGGGACGCGCTGATCGCGGCGAAGGCCGCCCGCTTCCCCGGCGCCCGGCACCGCATCTCCAACTTCATCGGCGCCGAGGCCGCCGCCGAACGCCTGCGCACGCTGCCGGAGTGGACCGCCGCCCGCACGATCAAGGCGAACCCGGACTCCGCGCAACTCCCGGTCCGCCAGCGCGCGCTGCAGGACGGCAAGACCGTCTTCATGGCCGTACCCCGCCTGGCCGAGCCCGAGCCCTTCTTCCTCCTCGACCCGGAACACCTGGCCGACACCCCGCGCCGCGCCGCCTCGATCGCCGGCGCGACCCGCTCCGCCCGCCGCGTCCCGGTCGCCGAGTTGCACCCGGTCGACCTGGTGGTCACCGGCTGCGTGGCCGCCGGCGAGGACGGCGCCCGCCTCGGCAAGGGTGGCGGCTTCGCCGACCTGGAATACGCGGTCGCCTCCGCCGCCGGCCTGATCGCCCCGCACACCCTCGTCGTCACCACCGTCCACCAGACCCAGGTGCGTCCCATCGGCGACATTCCCACCACAAGTCACGACGTCCCCCTCGACCTGATCGTCACGCCCGACCGGGTCATCGACTGCCGCCCGCACCGCCCCGCACGCACTCCCGGCCACATCCACTGGCCGCACCTCACCGAGGAGAAGATCGCCGCGATCCCTCTCCTCCAACAACTACGCAAAAACCTCTAA